A genomic stretch from Vulpes lagopus strain Blue_001 chromosome 11, ASM1834538v1, whole genome shotgun sequence includes:
- the OVOL1 gene encoding putative transcription factor Ovo-like 1 isoform X1 — protein sequence MGVLPPEAPGEERSPPRLQSPPSPVFVLLLSYSFGSDKLNLHCVKVSLGFCPPQPYQEPEPSVAEPSSCPLVLDMSLRDSSYGVAPGPCVVAQLPSEDISRLAEPQSRDHGFLRTKMKVTLGDGPSGDLFTCHICQKAFTYQRMLNRHMKCHNDVKRHLCTYCGKGFNDTFDLKRHVRTHTGVRPYKCSLCDKAFTQRCSLESHLKKIHGVQQKYAYKERRAKLYVCEECGCTSESQEGHVLHLKEHHPDSPLLRKTSKKVAVALQNTVTSLLQSNHHL from the exons ATGGGTGTTCTACCTCCAGAAGCACCAGGAGAGGAACGGAGCCCCCCTCGGCTCCAGTCTCCTCCCTCACCTGTGTTTGTCTTGCTGCTTAGCTACTCCTTCGGATCTGATAAACTGAACTTGCACTGTGTGAAAG tCAGCCTGGGCTTCTGTCCACCTCAGCCCTACCAGGAGCCAGAGCCGTCAGTGGCTGAACCCTCATCTTGCCCCCTGGTTTTGGACATGAGCCTCCGGGACTCCAGCTATGGTGTGGCCCCTGGGCCCTGTGTGGTAGCCCAGCTGCCCTCTGAAGACATCAGTCGTTTGGCAGAGCCCCAGAGCAGAGACCATGGCTTCCTGCGCACCAAGATGAAG GTGACCCTGGGGGACGGGCCCAGTGGAGACCTCTTCACCTGCCACATTTGCCAGAAGGCCTTCACCTACCAGCGCATGCTCAATCGCCACATGAAGTGTCACAATGATGTCAAGAGGCACCTGTGCACCTACTGTGGGAAGGGCTTCAATGACACGTTCGACCTGAAGAGACACGTCCGCACCCACACCG gcGTGCGGCCCTACAAATGCAGCCTGTGTGACAAGGCCTTCACGCAGCGCTGCTCTCTGGAGTCACACCTCAAGAAGATCCACGGCGTGCAGCAGAAGTACGCGTACAAGGAGCGGCGGGCCAAGCTGTACGTGTGTGAAGAGTGTGGCTGTACATCCGAGAGCCAGGAGGGCCATGTCCTCCACCTGAAGGAGCACCACCCCGACAGCCCACTGCTGCGTAAGACCTCCAAGAAGGTGGCTGTGGCCTTGCAGAATACTGTCACCTCTCTGTTACAGAGCAACCACCATCTCTAA